In Nicotiana tabacum cultivar K326 chromosome 19, ASM71507v2, whole genome shotgun sequence, one DNA window encodes the following:
- the LOC107777523 gene encoding WRKY transcription factor 68 — protein sequence MESYKDITIKMEDPMSYFDNFPVISNSFTGLVSDYNFAVEGKNNSINSSLGFMELLGVQDFCSASVFDVNSITTNLDQLLPKEEKYHIEPAVSISEEVKPSPAAESKKQLTVAAHGSSNNILNTPSTPNSSSISSETNEGHAQDAEGEVAEEQITKTKLQLKAKKTVNQKKQREPRIAFMTKSEVDFLEDGYRWRKYGQKTVKNSSFPRNYYRCTSASCNVKKRVERCFNDPSIVVTTYEGKHTHPSPMNMNMNMINMPRPTLFPTRVFPLPAPTATFPLQMPFHINQSAQPHFNDLTTPLASNLDHAALVAHGRRFCSAPPSVEIMRDQGLLQDLMSSRVVEEDYR from the exons ATGGAAAGTTACAAAGACATAACGATAAAGATGGAAGATCCCATGtcttattttgataattttccaGTTATTAGCAATTCATTTACAGGCTTAGTGTCAGATTATAATTTTGCGGTTGAAGGTAAGAATAATAGTATTAATTCATCTTTGGGGTTCATGGAGTTATTGGGTGTTCAAGACTTTTGTTCAGCTTCAGTCTTTGATGTAAATAGTATTACTACTAATCTTGATCAGTTGTTACCAAAAGAAGAGAAGTACCATATAGAACCTGCAGTTTCTATATCTGAAGAAGTAAAGCCATCTCCAGCAGCTGAGAGCAAAAAACAACTTACTGTAGCAGCTCATGGATCATCTAATAACATATTGAATACGCCATCAACGCCAAATTCTTCTTCGATTTCCTCTGAAACAAATGAAGGCCACGCTCAAGATGCAGAGGGCGAAGTAGCTGAGGAACAGATCACCAAGACAAAACTTCA GTTGAAAGCAAAGAAAACAGTTAATCAGAAGAAGCAGAGAGAGCCCAGAATTGCATTCATGACAAAGAGTGAGGTTGATTTTCTGGAAGATGGTTACAGATGGAGAAAATACGGCCAAAAAACTGTCAAAAACAGCTCTTTCCCCAG GAACTACTATAGGTGCACAAGTGCATCATGTAATGTAAAGAAGAGAGTAGAGCGATGTTTCAATGACCCAAGCATAGTGGTGACCACATACGAAGGGAAACATACTCATCCAAGTCCCATGAATATGAATATGAATATGATCAATATGCCCCGCCCAACCTTATTTCCAACTCGAGTTTTCCCCTTGCCAGCTCCCACTGCCACCTTCCCTCTGCAAATGCCGTTCCATATTAATCAGTCCGCGCAGCCTCATTTCAACGACTTGACAACTCCATTAGCCTCGAATCTTGATCATGCCGCTTTGGTTGCTCATGGACGGCGCTTTTGCAGTGCTCCTCCTTCTGTTGAGATAATGAGAGACCAGGGGCTTCTTCAGGATCTCATGTCGTCCAGGGTGGTAGAAGAAGACTAtagatga